One Coccinella septempunctata chromosome 1, icCocSept1.1, whole genome shotgun sequence DNA window includes the following coding sequences:
- the LOC123307891 gene encoding poly [ADP-ribose] polymerase tankyrase-1-like, giving the protein MPLYDKEADPLHGACINGTLESVEANCYPYITPLGLVTSKLYSFEINYHQESVLVSDYEEKIKFLLKKGANYEEWIKAYGFITNVAEVILREGNKNMFNLMVNYLRDINMQHGISTDTALHIAIERGFYKTTRKILSVNKADVNRRNNEYKETPLHRAVYWHRLKFINLLIEHGGNMKITDAQGRTPLHCACHCVHNKDSKKIIEKCMEYNSLYSRTTHMGYTPMHTLISRSKETTEEAAEVVELFLERGFDLETKDFRGCTPLYLSLKRDVEPMALLLLRHGAHLDITADYAIHFLLPHIVSTKELNEMSRTILKFIALEVSKGAAMHESLGEILRERKDASTYLKMCYQEIEILKSIKIENTFITYWKLLTRSIKQVGMYADNYYIAEAMRTFEISSYPIYGPDIHYKYAKGQRRLELMNACADSLNRMWEWKLPSVFVNMVIDRLTIPDMENIPISEEQQEFRPNRSTVDAIFIVRQLVQKSIEFNKPMSVCFVDFTKAFDRIRLSDVIRSLEKNNIDYKYQRIIKELYRGTRTRIKTKEGLSEVLQINAGIRQGDSLSPTLFNIIIDQIVEDVNRVNAGY; this is encoded by the exons atgcctcTGTACGACAAGGAAGCTGATCCACTTCATGGAGCATGTATTAATGGCACGCTTGAATCAGTTGAGGCAAATTGCTACCCGTACATTACTCCTTTGGGTTTAGTCACGTCGAAATTATATTCTTTTGAGATTAATTACCACCAGGAGTCCGTACTTGTATctgattatgaagaaaaaatcaaatttctattgaaaaaaggtGCAAATTACGAGGAGTGGATAAAAGCGTACGGATTCATAACTAACGTGGCTGAAGTGATACTGAGAGAAGGAA ataaaaatatgtTCAATTTGATGGTGAATTACCTTAGAGACATCAACATGCAACACGGAATCTCGACAGATACAGCACTTCATATTGCTATCGAAAGAGGATTTTACAAGACAACGAGAAAAATATTGTCAGTGAATAAGGCCGATGTCAATAGACGCAACAACGAATACAAAGAAACCCCACTTCATCGTGCTGTATATTGGCACAGgttaaaattcataaatttactTATCGAGCATGGGGGAAACATGAAAATTACAGATGCGCAGGGGAGAACTCCTCTACATTGTGCTTGTCACTGTGTTCATAATAAAGACTCTAAAAAGATCATTGAGAAATGTATGGAATATAACTCTTTATATTCTAGAACCACCCATATGGGTTATACTCCTATGCACACATTAATCTCTCGGTCGAAAGAAACAACAGAGGAGGCTGCAGAAGTGGTGGAGCTTTTCCTAGAAAGAGGATTTGATTTGGAGACCAAGGATTTCCGCGGATGCACACCACTGTATCTAAGCTTGAAAAGAGACGTTGAGCCAATGGCTTTATTACTTCTAAGACACGGTGCTCATCTTGATATAACTGCAGACTAtgctattcattttctcttaccTCATATTGTAAGCACGAAAGAATTGAACGAAATGAGCAGGACTATCCTAAAATTTATTGCCTTGGAAGTTTCAAAGGGGGCTGCAATGCACGAAAGTCTAGGGGAGATCTTGAGAGAACGAAAGGACGCAAGCACTTACTTGAAAATGTGTTATCAAGAAATTGAGATCCTCAAATCTATCAAAATTGAGAATACATTCATCACTTATTGGAAACTTCTGACTAGAAGTATAAAACAAGTAGGAATGTACGCCGATAACTATTATATCGCTGAAGCAATGAGGACATTCGAAATAAGCTCATATCCAATTTATGGCCCAGACATTCATTACAAGTATGCGAAAGGACAAAGGAGGTTGGAATTGATGAATGCATGTGCAGACAGTTTGAACAGAATGTGGGAATGGAAATTACCATCAGTTTTCGTGAATATGGTAATTGATCGTCTCACAATTCCTGATATGGAGAAT ATACCAATATCCGAAGAACAACAAGAATTCAGGCCTAATAGATCAACTGTGGACGCAATATTCATAGTTCGTCAGTTAGTGCAAAAGTCGATAGAGTTCAATAAACCCATGTCTGTCTGTTTTGTGGACTTCACCAAAGCATTTGATAGGATACGCCTAAGCGACGTAATAAGGAGTCTTGAGAAAAACAACATAGACTATAAGTACCAAAGAATCATTAAAGAACTTTATAGAGGAACCAGAACAAGAATTAAAACTAAGGAAGGACTCTCTGAAGTACTTCAAATCAATGCTGGTATTCGACAGGGAGACAGTCTCAGCCCAACTCTATTCAACATCATAATAGACCAAATTGTAGAGGATGTCAACAGAGTCAATGCAGGATACTGA
- the LOC123308058 gene encoding poly [ADP-ribose] polymerase tankyrase-like yields MFNLMVNYLRDINMQHGISTDTALHIAIERGFYKTTRKILSVNKADVNRRNNEYKETPLHRAVYWHRLKFINLLIEHGGNMKITDAQGRTPLHCACHCVHNKDSKKIIEKCMEYNSLYSRTTHMGYTPMHTLISRSKETTEEAAEVVELFLKRGFDLETKDFRGCTPLYLSLKRDVEPMALLLLRHGAHLDITADSAIHFLLPHIVSTEELNEMSRTILKFIALEVSKGAAMHESLGEILRERKDASTYLKMCYQEIEILKSIKIENTFITYWKLLTRSIKQVGMYADNYYIAEAMRTFEISSYPIYGPDIHYKYAKGQRRLELMNACADSLNRMWEWKLPSVFVNMVIDRLTIPDIENVKNARRYI; encoded by the coding sequence atgtTCAATTTGATGGTGAATTACCTTAGAGACATCAACATGCAACACGGAATCTCGACAGATACAGCACTTCATATTGCTATCGAAAGAGGATTTTACAAGACAACGAGAAAAATATTGTCAGTGAATAAGGCCGATGTCAATAGACGCAACAACGAATACAAAGAAACCCCACTTCATCGTGCTGTATATTGGCACAGgttaaaattcataaatttactTATCGAGCATGGGGGAAACATGAAAATTACAGATGCGCAGGGGAGAACTCCTCTACATTGTGCTTGTCACTGTGTTCATAATAAAGACTCTAAAAAGATCATTGAGAAATGTATGGAATATAACTCTTTATATTCTAGAACCACCCATATGGGTTATACTCCTATGCACACATTAATCTCTCGGTCGAAAGAAACAACAGAGGAGGCTGCAGAAGTGGTGGAGCTTTTCCTAAAAAGAGGATTTGATTTGGAGACCAAGGATTTCCGCGGATGCACACCACTGTATCTAAGCTTGAAAAGAGACGTTGAGCCAATGGCTTTATTACTTCTAAGACACGGTGCTCATCTTGATATAACTGCAGACTCtgctattcattttctcttaccTCATATTGTAAGCACGGAAGAATTGAACGAAATGAGCAGGACTATCCTAAAATTTATTGCCTTGGAAGTTTCAAAGGGGGCTGCAATGCACGAAAGTCTAGGGGAGATCTTGAGAGAACGAAAGGACGCAAGCACTTACTTGAAAATGTGTTATCAAGAAATTGAGATCCTCAAATCTATCAAAATTGAGAATACATTCATCACTTATTGGAAACTTCTGACTAGAAGTATAAAACAAGTAGGAATGTACGCCGATAACTATTATATCGCTGAAGCAATGAGGACATTCGAAATAAGCTCATATCCAATTTATGGCCCAGACATTCATTACAAGTATGCGAAAGGACAAAGGAGGTTGGAATTGATGAATGCATGTGCAGACAGTTTGAACAGAATGTGGGAATGGAAATTACCATCAGTTTTCGTGAATATGGTAATTGATCGTCTCACAATTCCTGATATAGAGAATGTAAAAAATGCAAGGCGttatatttaa
- the LOC123307971 gene encoding uncharacterized protein LOC123307971 has product MGDRSLKVLFYADDGVVVAGNEDAVQCLLYKMKISAEKFNMSISINKTQSMVISKNPIRCKLAVDSGIIQQVSRFNYLETNISCERNLLEEARTQSIKASRVSGYLRDIVWRNKAMSSQSKTRIYKTCVRPILTYASETRAETSKTKSIMRTTEMKILRTIKGVTLRDRIRSDIRAELGVQDVVRWVRTRKRFSRDLVERTPEDRWAKWAKNQKPNKRRPVGKPPKRWYVRELEFSIGGRSQKRAKCTGLNRTWSY; this is encoded by the coding sequence ATGGGTGACCGATCCCTAAAGGTGTTGTTTTACGCAGACGATGGTGTTGTCGTAGCAGGAAATGAAGATGCCGTGCAATGTCTATTATATAAGATGAAAATATCcgctgaaaaatttaatatgagCATTTCCATCAACAAGACACAATCAATGGTCATCTCTAAAAATCCTATTAGATGCAAATTGGCAGTCGATAGTGGAATAATACAGCAGGTATCAAGATTCAATTACCTGGAAACAAATATATCGTGTGAAAGAAACCTATTAGAAGAGGCACGAACACAATCGATAAAGGCATCGAGAGTCAGCGGCTATCTGAGAGATATAGTGTGGAGGAACAAAGCGATGAGTTCACAGAGCAAGACCAGAATCTACAAAACGTGTGTAAGACCTATTCTCACGTAtgcctcagaaactagagccgaAACATCGAAAACAAAAAGCATAATGAGAACCACAGAGATGAAAATATTGCGAACCATCAAGGGAGTCACTCTAAGGGACCGAATAAGAAGTGACATAAGAGCAGAATTGGGCGTACAGGATGTGGTGAGATGGGTCAGGACACGAAAACGGTTCTCGAGGGATCTCGTAGAAAGAACGCCAGAAGACAGATGGGCAAAGTGGGCTAAAAATCAGAAACCGAACAAACGCAGACCTGTAGGAAAACCACCAAAAAGGTGGTACGTACGAGAGTTGGAGTTCAGTATCGGAGGAAGATCCCAGAAGAGGGCCAAATGTACAGGATTGAACAGGACTTGGTCCTATtga
- the LOC123308132 gene encoding uncharacterized protein LOC123308132, whose translation MDDRSLKVLFYADDGVVVAGNEDAVQCLLYKMKISAEKFNMSISINKTQSMVISKNPIRCKLAVDSGIIQQVSRFNYLETNISCERNLLEEARTQSIKASRVSGYLRDIVWRNKAMSSQSKTRIYKTCVRPILTYASETRAETSKTKSIMRTTEMKILRTIKGVTLRDRIRSDIRAELGVQDVVRWVRTRKRFSRDLVERIPEDRWAKWAKNQKPNKRRPVGKPPKRWYVRELEFSIGGRSQKRAKCTGLNRTWSY comes from the coding sequence ATGGATGACCGATCCCTAAAGGTGTTGTTTTACGCAGACGATGGTGTTGTCGTAGCAGGAAATGAAGATGCCGTGCAATGTCTATTATATAAGATGAAAATATCcgctgaaaaatttaatatgagCATTTCCATCAACAAGACACAATCAATGGTCATCTCTAAAAATCCTATTAGATGCAAATTGGCAGTCGATAGTGGAATAATACAGCAGGTATCAAGATTCAATTACCTGGAAACAAATATATCGTGTGAAAGAAACCTATTAGAAGAGGCACGAACACAATCGATAAAGGCATCGAGAGTCAGCGGCTATCTGAGAGATATAGTGTGGAGGAACAAAGCGATGAGTTCACAGAGCAAGACCAGAATCTACAAAACGTGTGTAAGACCTATTCTCACGTAtgcctcagaaactagagctgaaaCATCGAAAACAAAAAGCATAATGAGAACCACAGAGATGAAAATATTGCGAACCATCAAGGGAGTCACTCTAAGGGACCGAATAAGAAGTGACATAAGAGCAGAATTGGGCGTACAGGATGTGGTGAGATGGGTCAGGACACGAAAACGGTTCTCGAGGGATCTCGTAGAAAGAATACCAGAAGACAGATGGGCAAAGTGGGCTAAAAATCAGAAACCGAACAAACGCAGACCTGTAGGAAAACCACCAAAAAGGTGGTACGTACGAGAGCTGGAGTTCAGTATCGGAGGAAGATCCCAGAAGAGGGCCAAATGTACAGGATTGAACAGGACTTGGTCCTATtga